The proteins below are encoded in one region of Pleuronectes platessa chromosome 12, fPlePla1.1, whole genome shotgun sequence:
- the cuedc2 gene encoding CUE domain-containing protein 2 translates to MDLHKIIHSAMHEFIQTYIPDADLSTLDDVLLSYITAVLEDLGSQQSVEENFDVEVFVEMLEAYIPGFADIDSVKVCEMMFNVASKLASARTSAVEDKGAPKSRTDDISLKITTLPNEPPPEREAQCRETPTEGATAKVSVSKWEAQEQHLLEMFPKCSLSEARSALCIAIGDMEEAVRLIIEGDIQLNPSPLNVNHGKSSSSVADHKLKESILEKYMHVDREEDKKTHRPVPPKDAPKKLVRYHGNQVVTTKGERFQLVKTNETEDMKKTYVNLKPARKYRFH, encoded by the exons ATGGACCTCCACAAGATCATCCACAGCGCCATGCACGAATTTATTCAGACTTACATCCCGGACGCAGATCTCAG CACACTGGACGATGTACTTTTGTCATACATCACTGCAGTCCTGGAGGATCTTGGTTCCCAGCAGAGTGTGGAGGAGAACTTTGATGTGGAGGTCTTTGTAGAGATGTTAGAGGCTTACATACCTGGTTTTGCTGATATTGACAG tgtAAAAGTCTGTGAAATGATGTTTAACGTGGCTTCAAAACTAGCCTCTGCTCGGACCTCAG CTGTTGAAGACAAGGGTGCCCCTAAATCCAGGACGGATGATATTTCATTGAAAATCACTACCCTGCCCAATGAACCTCCACCAGAGAGAGAAGCACAGTGCAGAGAAACACCAACAGAGGGCGCCACCGCCAAG GTATCAGTGTCCAAATGGGAGGCCCAGGAGCAGCACCTGCTGGAGATGTTTCCCAAGTGTAGTCTGTCGGAGGCTCGTAGTGCCCTGTGCATTGCCATAGGAGACATGGAGGAAGCTGTGCGTCTCATCATAGAGGGCGATATCCAACTCAACCCTTCTCCTCTTAAT GTAAATCATGGGAAAAGTAGTTCTTCAGTGGCGGACCATAAACTTAAAGAGAGCATCCTTGAGAA GTACATGCatgtggacagagaggaggacaaaaaAACTCACCGACCTGTCCCCCCCAAAGAT GCTCCAAAGAAGCTAGTGCGGTACCACGGCAACCAGGTGGTCACAACCAAAGGTGAGAGGTTTCAGCTTGTGAAGACAAACGAGACAGAGGACATGAAGAAGACGTATGTCAACCTCAAGCCTGCACGGAAATACAGATTCCATTAA
- the hif1an gene encoding hypoxia-inducible factor 1-alpha inhibitor, with translation MAAASVVEPDPATSEGGAAASPGVQSRDWDESQLRKYPFTTRAIPRLSHTDPRAELLIDNEEPVVLTDTNLVYPALKWDIAYLQENIGNGDFSVYTAENHKFLYYDEKKMSNYENFAPTSRRLEMKFSEFVDKMHKTEEDGGEERVYLQQTLNDTVGKKIVVDFLGFNWNWINKQQAKRNWGQLTSNLLLIGMEGNVTPAHYDEQQNFFAQIKGHKRCILFPPDQFECLYPYPVHHPCDRQSQVDFDNPDLEQFPSFKNIVGYEAVVGPGDVLYIPMYWWHHIESLLSGGVTITVNFWYKGAPTPKRIEYPLRAHQKVAIMRNIEKMLGEALGNPHEVGPLLKTMIKGRYDQDFS, from the exons GCGTCCAGAGCCGAGACTGGGACGAGTCTCAGCTCCGCAAATACCCGTTCACCACCAGAGCCATTCCCCGGTTGTCCCACACGGACCCCCGCGCTGAGCTGCTCATCGACAACGAG GAGCCGGTGGTTTTAACTGACACAAACCTTGTGTATCCAGCGCTCAAATGGGACATTGCATACCTGCAGGAGAACATTGGAAATGGAGACTTCTCTGTTTACACCGCAGAAAACCACAAATTCCTCTACTACGACGAGAAGAAAATGTCCAACTATGAGAACTTTGCCCCCACGTCACGGCGGCTGGAGATGAAATTCTCTGAGTTTGTGGATAAAATGCACAAAacggaggaagatggaggagaggagag AGTTTACCTGCAGCAGACCTTGAATGACACAGTGGGGAAGAAGATAGTCGTTGACTTCCTCGGTTTCAACTGGAACTGGATCAACAAGCAGCAAGCCAAGAGGAACTGGGGACAGCTGACATCCAACCTGCTGCTCATCGGCATGGAGG GGAATGTGACACCGGCACATTACGACGAGCAGCAGAACTTCTTTGCACAAATTAAAGGACATAAGAGATGCATCCTCTTCCCCCCAGACCAGTTTGAGTGTCTCTATCCGTATCCTGTGCACCACccatgtgacagacagagccAA GTGGATTTTGATAACCCTGATTTAGAGCAGTTTCCCAGTTTTAAAAATATTGTTGGCTATGAGGCTGTTGTAGGCCCAGGAGATGTGCTCTACATTCCCATGTATTG GTGGCATCACATTGAATCATTGTTGAGCGGTGGAGTGACGATCACTGTCAACTTCTGGTACAAG GGCGCCCCCACCCCCAAGAGGATAGAGTACCCACTGAGAGCCCATCAGAAGGTGGCCATCATGAGAAACATCGAGAAGATGCTGGGAGAAGCTCTTGGAAACCCACATGAA GTTGGACCCTTACTGAAAACCATGATCAAGGGGCGATATGACCAGGATTTCAGTTAG